From one Dama dama isolate Ldn47 chromosome 4, ASM3311817v1, whole genome shotgun sequence genomic stretch:
- the LOC133054912 gene encoding leukocyte immunoglobulin-like receptor subfamily A member 6 isoform X1 — MAPSLPALLCLGLSVGLRTQVQAGTPLKPTIWAEPGSVVPWGSPVSIWCQGILEAQAFRLDKEGRTVLWERQKVLKTRDKAQLAIPQMTEQDAGSYQCYYLRGTRWSESSDPLELVVTGPYGKPHLSALPSPVVTSGGNVTLQCGSRQGFNRFRLTKEGEDESSRTLDGQRSPYGQTQALFPVGPVSPGHRWRFRCYGFNRDTPRVWSAPSDALELLVSGLSGKPSLLTPQGPVVTSGQNLTLQCHSDVGYARFALSKEGGRDLPQRPARRAQGGLSQADFPLGPVGTVHGGRYRCYGGHGLSSEWSAPSDPLELLVAGEGPAGLLRDRPSLSARPGPSVAPGENVTLLCQSGNRTDTFLLSQEGAAHRPLRLRAWDQGGRFRAEFSLSPVSSAHGGTYRCYRALSTDPHLLSRPSEPLALLVSGGSEDQPAPQWTQELQSKSLTWYLSVLIGVSVTFVLLLLVILLLLFLRHRGRDKRRNSDAAMSDAQSEVGLQLDRRQAATSEAPQDVTYAQLNH, encoded by the exons GGCTGAGTGTGGGCCTGAGGACCCAGGTGCAGGCTG GGACCCCCCTCAAACCCACCATCTGGGCTGAGCCgggctctgtggtcccctggGGGAGCCCCGTGAGCATCTGGTGTCAGGGGATCCTGGAGGCCCAGGCGTTCCGTCTGGATAAAGAGGGAAGAACAGTTCTCTGGGAGAGACAGAAAGTACTGAAAACCAGGGACAAGGCCCAGCTCGCCATCCCACAGATGACTGAGCAGGACGCAGGGAGCTATCAGTGCTACTACCTCAGGGGAACTCGCTGGTCAGAGAGCAGTGACCCCCTGGAGCTGGTGGTGACAG GACCCTATGGCAAACCGCACCTCTCAGCCCTGCCGAGCCCTGTGGTGACCTCGGGAGGGAACGTGACCCTACAGTGTGGCTCCCGTCAGGGATTTAACAGGTTCCGTCTGACCAAGGAAGGAGAAGATGAGTCCTCTCGGACCCTGGATGGACAGCGGAGCCCCTATGGGCAGACCCAGGCCCTGTTCCCCGTGGGCCCCGTGAGCCCCGGACACAGGTGGAGGTTCAGATGCTACGGCTTTAACAGGGACACCCCCCGGGTGTGGTCGGCCCCCAGCGACGCCCTGGAGCTCCTGGTCTCAG GGCTGTCTGGGAAGCCGTCCCTCCTGACCCCGCAGGGCCCTGTGGTCACCTCTGGACAGAACCTGACCCTGCAGTGTCACTCTGATGTGGGCTATGCCAGATTCGCTCTGTCCAAGGAGGGGGGCCGGGACCTCCCCCAGCGCCCTGCCCGGAGGGCCCAGGGGGGGCTCTCTCAGGCCGACTTCCCCCTGGGCCCGGTGGGCACCGTCCACGGGGGCCGGTACAGATGCTACGGTGGACACGGCCTCTCCTCTGAGTGGTCGGCCCCCAGCGACCCCCTGGAGCTCCTGGTGGCAGGAGAGGGGCCAGCGG GACTGCTCAGAGACAGACCCTCCCTCTCGGCGCGGCCAGGCCCCTCGGTGGCCCCGGGGGAGAATGTGACCCTGCTATGTCAGTCGGGAAACAGGACGGACACTTTCCTTCTGTCCCAGGAGGGGGCAGCCCATCGCCCCCTGCGTCTGCGCGCCTGGGACCAAGGCGGGCGGTTCCGGGCCGAGTTCTCCTTGAGTCCTGTGAGCTCGGCCCACGGGGGCACCTACAGGTGCTACCGCGCGCTCAGCACAGACCCCCACCTGCTGTCCCGGCCCAGCGAGCCCCTGGCGCTCCTGGTCTCAG GAGGTTCAGAGGATCAGCCTGCCCCTCAGTGGACTCAGGAGCTGCAGAGTAAGA GCCTCACGTGGTACCTGAGTGTCCTCATTGGGGTCTCGGTGACCTTCGTCCTGCTGCTCCTggtcatcctcctcctcctcttcctccggCACCGGGGTCGGGACAAACGCAGGAACTCGG ATGCTGCCATGAGCGACGCACAGTCTGAGGTGGGGCTGCAGCTGGACCGTCGG CAGGCTGCCACGTCCGAAGCCCCCCAGGATGTGACCTACGCTCAGCTGAACCACTAG
- the LOC133054912 gene encoding leukocyte immunoglobulin-like receptor subfamily A member 6 isoform X3, which produces MAPSLPALLCLGLSVGLRTQVQAGTPLKPTIWAEPGSVVPWGSPVSIWCQGILEAQAFRLDKEGRTVLWERQKVLKTRDKAQLAIPQMTEQDAGSYQCYYLRGTRWSESSDPLELVVTGPYGKPHLSALPSPVVTSGGNVTLQCGSRQGFNRFRLTKEGEDESSRTLDGQRSPYGQTQALFPVGPVSPGHRWRFRCYGFNRDTPRVWSAPSDALELLVSGLSGKPSLLTPQGPVVTSGQNLTLQCHSDVGYARFALSKEGGRDLPQRPARRAQGGLSQADFPLGPVGTVHGGRYRCYGGHGLSSEWSAPSDPLELLVAGEGPAGGGSPSPPASARLGPRRAVPGRVLLESCELGPRGHLQVLPRAQHRPPPAVPAQRAPGAPGLRRFRGSACPSVDSGAAEPHVVPECPHWGLGDLRPAAPGHPPPPLPPAPGSGQTQELGCCHERRTV; this is translated from the exons GGCTGAGTGTGGGCCTGAGGACCCAGGTGCAGGCTG GGACCCCCCTCAAACCCACCATCTGGGCTGAGCCgggctctgtggtcccctggGGGAGCCCCGTGAGCATCTGGTGTCAGGGGATCCTGGAGGCCCAGGCGTTCCGTCTGGATAAAGAGGGAAGAACAGTTCTCTGGGAGAGACAGAAAGTACTGAAAACCAGGGACAAGGCCCAGCTCGCCATCCCACAGATGACTGAGCAGGACGCAGGGAGCTATCAGTGCTACTACCTCAGGGGAACTCGCTGGTCAGAGAGCAGTGACCCCCTGGAGCTGGTGGTGACAG GACCCTATGGCAAACCGCACCTCTCAGCCCTGCCGAGCCCTGTGGTGACCTCGGGAGGGAACGTGACCCTACAGTGTGGCTCCCGTCAGGGATTTAACAGGTTCCGTCTGACCAAGGAAGGAGAAGATGAGTCCTCTCGGACCCTGGATGGACAGCGGAGCCCCTATGGGCAGACCCAGGCCCTGTTCCCCGTGGGCCCCGTGAGCCCCGGACACAGGTGGAGGTTCAGATGCTACGGCTTTAACAGGGACACCCCCCGGGTGTGGTCGGCCCCCAGCGACGCCCTGGAGCTCCTGGTCTCAG GGCTGTCTGGGAAGCCGTCCCTCCTGACCCCGCAGGGCCCTGTGGTCACCTCTGGACAGAACCTGACCCTGCAGTGTCACTCTGATGTGGGCTATGCCAGATTCGCTCTGTCCAAGGAGGGGGGCCGGGACCTCCCCCAGCGCCCTGCCCGGAGGGCCCAGGGGGGGCTCTCTCAGGCCGACTTCCCCCTGGGCCCGGTGGGCACCGTCCACGGGGGCCGGTACAGATGCTACGGTGGACACGGCCTCTCCTCTGAGTGGTCGGCCCCCAGCGACCCCCTGGAGCTCCTGGTGGCAGGAGAGGGGCCAGCGG GAGGGGGCAGCCCATCGCCCCCTGCGTCTGCGCGCCTGGGACCAAGGCGGGCGGTTCCGGGCCGAGTTCTCCTTGAGTCCTGTGAGCTCGGCCCACGGGGGCACCTACAGGTGCTACCGCGCGCTCAGCACAGACCCCCACCTGCTGTCCCGGCCCAGCGAGCCCCTGGCGCTCCTGGTCTCAG GAGGTTCAGAGGATCAGCCTGCCCCTCAGTGGACTCAGGAGCTGCAGA GCCTCACGTGGTACCTGAGTGTCCTCATTGGGGTCTCGGTGACCTTCGTCCTGCTGCTCCTggtcatcctcctcctcctcttcctccggCACCGGGGTCGGGACAAACGCAGGAACTCGG ATGCTGCCATGAGCGACGCACAGTCTGA
- the LOC133054912 gene encoding leukocyte immunoglobulin-like receptor subfamily A member 6 isoform X2 encodes MAPSLPALLCLGLSVGLRTQVQAGTPLKPTIWAEPGSVVPWGSPVSIWCQGILEAQAFRLDKEGRTVLWERQKVLKTRDKAQLAIPQMTEQDAGSYQCYYLRGTRWSESSDPLELVVTGPYGKPHLSALPSPVVTSGGNVTLQCGSRQGFNRFRLTKEGEDESSRTLDGQRSPYGQTQALFPVGPVSPGHRWRFRCYGFNRDTPRVWSAPSDALELLVSGLSGKPSLLTPQGPVVTSGQNLTLQCHSDVGYARFALSKEGGRDLPQRPARRAQGGLSQADFPLGPVGTVHGGRYRCYGGHGLSSEWSAPSDPLELLVAGEGPAGLLRDRPSLSARPGPSVAPGENVTLLCQSGNRTDTFLLSQEGAAHRPLRLRAWDQGGRFRAEFSLSPVSSAHGGTYRCYRALSTDPHLLSRPSEPLALLVSGGSEDQPAPQWTQELQSKSLTWYLSVLIGVSVTFVLLLLVILLLLFLRHRGRDKRRNSDAAMSDAQSEVGLQLDRRAATSEAPQDVTYAQLNH; translated from the exons GGCTGAGTGTGGGCCTGAGGACCCAGGTGCAGGCTG GGACCCCCCTCAAACCCACCATCTGGGCTGAGCCgggctctgtggtcccctggGGGAGCCCCGTGAGCATCTGGTGTCAGGGGATCCTGGAGGCCCAGGCGTTCCGTCTGGATAAAGAGGGAAGAACAGTTCTCTGGGAGAGACAGAAAGTACTGAAAACCAGGGACAAGGCCCAGCTCGCCATCCCACAGATGACTGAGCAGGACGCAGGGAGCTATCAGTGCTACTACCTCAGGGGAACTCGCTGGTCAGAGAGCAGTGACCCCCTGGAGCTGGTGGTGACAG GACCCTATGGCAAACCGCACCTCTCAGCCCTGCCGAGCCCTGTGGTGACCTCGGGAGGGAACGTGACCCTACAGTGTGGCTCCCGTCAGGGATTTAACAGGTTCCGTCTGACCAAGGAAGGAGAAGATGAGTCCTCTCGGACCCTGGATGGACAGCGGAGCCCCTATGGGCAGACCCAGGCCCTGTTCCCCGTGGGCCCCGTGAGCCCCGGACACAGGTGGAGGTTCAGATGCTACGGCTTTAACAGGGACACCCCCCGGGTGTGGTCGGCCCCCAGCGACGCCCTGGAGCTCCTGGTCTCAG GGCTGTCTGGGAAGCCGTCCCTCCTGACCCCGCAGGGCCCTGTGGTCACCTCTGGACAGAACCTGACCCTGCAGTGTCACTCTGATGTGGGCTATGCCAGATTCGCTCTGTCCAAGGAGGGGGGCCGGGACCTCCCCCAGCGCCCTGCCCGGAGGGCCCAGGGGGGGCTCTCTCAGGCCGACTTCCCCCTGGGCCCGGTGGGCACCGTCCACGGGGGCCGGTACAGATGCTACGGTGGACACGGCCTCTCCTCTGAGTGGTCGGCCCCCAGCGACCCCCTGGAGCTCCTGGTGGCAGGAGAGGGGCCAGCGG GACTGCTCAGAGACAGACCCTCCCTCTCGGCGCGGCCAGGCCCCTCGGTGGCCCCGGGGGAGAATGTGACCCTGCTATGTCAGTCGGGAAACAGGACGGACACTTTCCTTCTGTCCCAGGAGGGGGCAGCCCATCGCCCCCTGCGTCTGCGCGCCTGGGACCAAGGCGGGCGGTTCCGGGCCGAGTTCTCCTTGAGTCCTGTGAGCTCGGCCCACGGGGGCACCTACAGGTGCTACCGCGCGCTCAGCACAGACCCCCACCTGCTGTCCCGGCCCAGCGAGCCCCTGGCGCTCCTGGTCTCAG GAGGTTCAGAGGATCAGCCTGCCCCTCAGTGGACTCAGGAGCTGCAGAGTAAGA GCCTCACGTGGTACCTGAGTGTCCTCATTGGGGTCTCGGTGACCTTCGTCCTGCTGCTCCTggtcatcctcctcctcctcttcctccggCACCGGGGTCGGGACAAACGCAGGAACTCGG ATGCTGCCATGAGCGACGCACAGTCTGAGGTGGGGCTGCAGCTGGACCGTCGG GCTGCCACGTCCGAAGCCCCCCAGGATGTGACCTACGCTCAGCTGAACCACTAG
- the LOC133054912 gene encoding leukocyte immunoglobulin-like receptor subfamily A member 6 isoform X4 — translation MAPSLPALLCLGLSVGLRTQVQAGTPLKPTIWAEPGSVVPWGSPVSIWCQGILEAQAFRLDKEGRTVLWERQKVLKTRDKAQLAIPQMTEQDAGSYQCYYLRGTRWSESSDPLELVVTGPYGKPHLSALPSPVVTSGGNVTLQCGSRQGFNRFRLTKEGEDESSRTLDGQRSPYGQTQALFPVGPVSPGHRWRFRCYGFNRDTPRVWSAPSDALELLVSGLSGKPSLLTPQGPVVTSGQNLTLQCHSDVGYARFALSKEGGRDLPQRPARRAQGGLSQADFPLGPVGTVHGGRYRCYGGHGLSSEWSAPSDPLELLVAGEGPAGGGSPSPPASARLGPRRAVPGRVLLESCELGPRGHLQVLPRAQHRPPPAVPAQRAPGAPGLRPHVVPECPHWGLGDLRPAAPGHPPPPLPPAPGSGQTQELGCCHERRTV, via the exons GGCTGAGTGTGGGCCTGAGGACCCAGGTGCAGGCTG GGACCCCCCTCAAACCCACCATCTGGGCTGAGCCgggctctgtggtcccctggGGGAGCCCCGTGAGCATCTGGTGTCAGGGGATCCTGGAGGCCCAGGCGTTCCGTCTGGATAAAGAGGGAAGAACAGTTCTCTGGGAGAGACAGAAAGTACTGAAAACCAGGGACAAGGCCCAGCTCGCCATCCCACAGATGACTGAGCAGGACGCAGGGAGCTATCAGTGCTACTACCTCAGGGGAACTCGCTGGTCAGAGAGCAGTGACCCCCTGGAGCTGGTGGTGACAG GACCCTATGGCAAACCGCACCTCTCAGCCCTGCCGAGCCCTGTGGTGACCTCGGGAGGGAACGTGACCCTACAGTGTGGCTCCCGTCAGGGATTTAACAGGTTCCGTCTGACCAAGGAAGGAGAAGATGAGTCCTCTCGGACCCTGGATGGACAGCGGAGCCCCTATGGGCAGACCCAGGCCCTGTTCCCCGTGGGCCCCGTGAGCCCCGGACACAGGTGGAGGTTCAGATGCTACGGCTTTAACAGGGACACCCCCCGGGTGTGGTCGGCCCCCAGCGACGCCCTGGAGCTCCTGGTCTCAG GGCTGTCTGGGAAGCCGTCCCTCCTGACCCCGCAGGGCCCTGTGGTCACCTCTGGACAGAACCTGACCCTGCAGTGTCACTCTGATGTGGGCTATGCCAGATTCGCTCTGTCCAAGGAGGGGGGCCGGGACCTCCCCCAGCGCCCTGCCCGGAGGGCCCAGGGGGGGCTCTCTCAGGCCGACTTCCCCCTGGGCCCGGTGGGCACCGTCCACGGGGGCCGGTACAGATGCTACGGTGGACACGGCCTCTCCTCTGAGTGGTCGGCCCCCAGCGACCCCCTGGAGCTCCTGGTGGCAGGAGAGGGGCCAGCGG GAGGGGGCAGCCCATCGCCCCCTGCGTCTGCGCGCCTGGGACCAAGGCGGGCGGTTCCGGGCCGAGTTCTCCTTGAGTCCTGTGAGCTCGGCCCACGGGGGCACCTACAGGTGCTACCGCGCGCTCAGCACAGACCCCCACCTGCTGTCCCGGCCCAGCGAGCCCCTGGCGCTCCTGGTCTCAG GCCTCACGTGGTACCTGAGTGTCCTCATTGGGGTCTCGGTGACCTTCGTCCTGCTGCTCCTggtcatcctcctcctcctcttcctccggCACCGGGGTCGGGACAAACGCAGGAACTCGG ATGCTGCCATGAGCGACGCACAGTCTGA